TAGACCAAACGCCAATGCAGGAGACGATCCATGCGGACCGTCCTGACCCGACCGGCTCAGGAATGGATCGAGGGCTGGCCCTTGGGCAACGGCATCACCGCCGCCATGCTCTGGGGCCCACCGGGCCGGACCGTCCTCTCGCTGAACCACGTGGACTTCTGGCGCGACCACGCCGGCCGCCAGATAGGTGACTACAGCCAGATCGTCCGCCAGGCCCGCGACCTGATGATGGCGGGCCAAGCCAAAGAGGCCAACGATCTCTACGCCCAGAAGATCGACATGGCCGTCATGCCGCGCGACCACGAAACCTCCGACAGCTACACCGGATACACCAACTCGTTCCAGCCGATCGGCGACCTCGTCCTCGAACTGGACGGACAGGACGCCTGCCGCGACTACCGGCGATCGCTCGACCTGGTCTCCGGAACAGCGGCGGTCCGTTGGCGCACCGAAGGCCGGATCACTCAGGAATGCTTCGTCCCGCTGAACGACGACGTGATCGTCGTACGGCTGACGGCGGAGCGACAGCTCTCCGGCCGGCTGCAATTCACCCGGCGGCCGCAGGACCATTACCGGTGGTCGGCGAAGGTGGAGGGTGCGTCGCTTTGTGTCCAAGGCGCATTCGATGAAGGCGTCGGATCGGGGCTGGAAGCGTCACTTCACTGTGATGGCGGAACCGTCCGTGCCGACCATCAGGCAAACGGCCTCGTCTTTACCGACGCCACCGATCTGGTCCTGCTGATCGCCGTCGAAGCGGGCAAGGGCGATCGGGACTGGCTCGCCGCCGCCCGCGAGAAGATGCAGCGGGCACGCGGCGTTGCCGTGGCCGAGATGCGCGATCGGCACATCCGCGAGCATTCGACCGCCTTCGGCCGCGCCTCGCTGTGCCTGGACCGTGTCAATAAAAACAAAGAAGCGAATCTGTCCGAGCTCATCGGCCGGGCCGTCGATGGGACTTTCGAACCGCGACTGGCCGAGGCGATCTTCGACATGGGACGCTACCTGATCCTCGCCGCCAACCGCGCGGGACGCCGCCCAGCCAACCTTCAGGGAATCTGGAACGACCAGTTCACCCCGGAGTGGGACGCCGATTGGCACTTCGACATGAACGTCGAGATGAACCACTGGCTCTGTAACCCCGCCGCCCTGCCGGAGTGCAACCTGGCCCTGTTCAACCAGATGGATCGGTTCGTGGAAACCGGACGGAGCAACGCGGCGAAGATGGCCGGCTGCGCGGGAATCCTCTTCTACGGGATCGCCGGCGGCGACTCGATGGTCTGGAGCCGCCAGGGCCCCTTCTGGTCCGGCGCCGCCGCGTGGATCGCCCAGCACTACTGGACGCACTACGAGTACACGATGGACCTCGACTTCCTCCGCGAGCGGGCCTACCCGTTCATCAGGGAAGTCGGCCTCTTTTACCGCGACTTTCTCGTGCGGATCGAGGACGGGTCCTACGTGACCGGCCTCTCGCACTCGCCCGAGAACGCCCCAGCCAACGGGTACGCCATGACCGTTCACGCCGCGATGGACACCGCCCTCGTCCGCGAGGTGATGCGGCATCTGCTCGAGGGCGGTCAGATCCTCGGCGTCGATCGCGACCTCTGGCCGCTCTGGCGGGAGTTGCACGACCGCATTCTGCCGTATGCCATCGGCGAAGGCGGCGAACTGAAGGAGTGGCCCGCCCCGCTGGCCGAGCAGCCGGCCCACCGGCATTTCTCGCACCTCTATCCGCTGTTTCCCGGCGACGAATTCACGTTCGAGCAGACGCCGGAGCTGATGGAGGCGGCCCGAAAAGCGGTGGCCCTTCGCGAAGCCCAGGGCCGCTCGCATAACTTCGGCTGGAGCTACGCCTACCTGGCCGCGATGTACGCCCGGCTGGGCGACGCCGAACTCGCCTGCGAATCCCTGTTTTGCCTGGCCCGCAGCGTGCTGCTCGAGAACCTGCTGACCGTCGGCTGCGACCTGCACGACAACGCGTTGACCGCCGACTGGGCCTTCAACGTGCCGCGGCTGTTTCAGATCGAAGCCGGCTTGGGCGCTGCCTTCGCGGTAGCGGAAATGCTCCTCCAGAGCCACCGCGGCATCATCCGCCTGCTGCCCGCCCTGCCGACCGCCTGGCCCGAGGGCGAGGTCCGCGGCCTGCGGGCAAGAGGCGCGTTCAGCGTCGGTATCGCCTGGACCAACAGCCGCCTGACCGAAGCCCGCATCACCTCCGACAAAGGCCAACCCTGCCGCGTCCGCTGCCCCGCCGCCGACAACCCGCTGCAAGTCACCCACCAAGGCCACACCATCCCCACCACGCCACGTGACGACGTGGTCGAATTCGCCACCGAACCCGGCGAAACCTACCTCATCACGCCTCAACACGCGACGTAGGGTCAGACGTAGGGTGTGTCCTCCGGACGCACCACCCTCGTCCCAGGCGATTCAGCGTCGGGAGACCAACGGCACCGACCCGCCCACATTCCTCGCACATTCCCCGCGATCCTGTAGAGATTCCTTCTGGCGTTTCTGCCCGCGCCCCCGTAGACGCCGATTTGCATCCACCCCATTCCCATGCTATCTTTATCCGGCGGGGACCCACCGCCCCCCCGCCCGCGCGTCGCCCCGTGCGACGTTTGACAACTGAATACCGGACGCCAAACTGGGACCTCCCCTCCTCGCGCGGTCTGCAAATGCCGCGCAAACCTTACAAATTGTACAAAACCCGCGCACCGACAAGGCCCGGCAATCGCAAACCCCGAATCCTGAGCGTGGAACGATTGCACATTTTGTACAAAACGTACGCCCTCTTGCCCAATCTATCTGATCCCGGGTCTTCTCCGCGTGGTCCGCGTGCTCCGTGCCGCTTGCTCCGAGAAGGGTTGTCGGTCAGATACTCGGACGTTGTCGCTTAACGTCCCGGGCCTGCCGAAACGCCTCCATCGCGGCTGGGAACGGAGCCAGAGCCCGCTCAAAAATCCCCAGCGAGTACGCGATCGTCACCCCGTAGTTGGTGATCGATACGCCCTGCTTGCGGCAGCGAAGGATCCGCGAGAGCATCTCGCGGCGGTTCCACATGCACGCCCCGCAGTGGACGATCAACTTGAACGGCGTCACGTCATCGGGAAAATCATGGCCCTGCGTCGTGACGAACTCCAGCTTGCCGCCGACGTACTGCGTGAGCCAGCGAGGGATCTTCACCCGCCCGATGTCCTCGCCGATCGGATGGTGCGTGCACGCCTCGCCGATCAGCACGCGATCGCCCGGCCGCAGATCCTCGATCGCCAGAGCTCCTCGCACGAACTCGTTCAAATCGCCCTTGAACCGGGCGAACAGGATCGAAAACGAGGTCATCGGCACCTCGGGCGGCGTATCGCCCGCCACCTTCAAAAACGCCTGCGAATCGGTAATCACCAGAGCCGGCGGCCGCTTGAGCCGCTCCAACGCGTCCCTCAGCTCGCGCTCTTTGACCACCATGCAGTACGCGTCGTTATCGAGCAGATCGCGGATCGACTGGACCTGCGGCAAGATCAGCCGCCCCTTCGGCGCCTCCAGGTCGATCGGCACCACCAGCACCGCCAGCTCGCCCGCCGGCACCAGGTCGCCTACGATCGACGGCGGATTGATAAAGTCCTCCGGAGCCGAACGGACGAGCGCCTCGCGCAGCTCAAAAATGCCCTCGCCGCGCGACGCCACCGCGGTCAGATGGCGGATCTTGCGTTCGTCGAGCTGCCGCACCACCTCCGGCCGCGGCGAGGCCAGGTCTGCCTTGTTGAATACCACCACCACCGGCGCCTCGCGCCGGATCAGCTCGTCGACCACCGCGTCCTCGAACGGCCCCCAGTGCCCCGCCTCGACCACGACCACCCCGATGTCCGTCCGATCGAAGATCTGCCGCGTCCGCTCGACCCGCTTTTCGCCTAATGCCCCCACGTCGTCGATACCCGCGGTGTCGATGAACAGCACCGGCCCCAGCGGCAGAAGCTCCATCGGCTTTTCCACCGGGTCGGTCGTCGTGCCCGCCACGTCCGAAACGATCGAGACCATCTGCCGCGTCATCGCGTTCAGCAGCGACGACTTGCCGACGTTCCGCCGGCCGAACAGCCCGATGTGCAGTCGAAAACCCTTCGGCGTTGCCTTCATGGCTCTTCCCGTTTCCTCATCACCGATCCCAGCCGTGTCACGTGCTCCGGCGAGACCAGTTCGTCAAATTCCTGTTCGCTCAGAACCCCGCGCTCCACCGCCACCTCCCGAATCCCGCGATTCTCCCGCCGGGCGGTCTGGGCCACGCTCTGGGCCACTTCGTAGCCGATCCGCTCGACCAGCGCGGTCACCGCCGCCGTCGAATTCTCGACGCTCCGCCGGCACCGCTGCTCATCCGCGGCAATCCCCTCGACGCAAAGCCGTCGGAAAATTATAGAGGCGTTGGCCAACAAATCCAGACTGCCCAGCAGCGCCTCGGCGATCAGCGGCACGAACGCATTGAGCTCCAGGTGCCCCATCGACGAAGCGAGGGCGATGATCTGGTCGTTGGCCATCGTCACCATCGCCGCCTGCGAGACCGCCTCCGGGATCACCGGGTTGACCTTGCCCGGCATGATCGACGAACCGGCCTGCCGCGCGGGCAGCGCGATCTCGCCGATCCCCGCGTCCGGCCCGGACGAGAGAAACCGCAAATCCGTCGCCACCTTCAGCAGGTTCGTCGCCATCGCCTTGAGAATCCCGCTGACCTCGACGAACGCATCGGTGTTCTGCGTGGCCTCAACCAGATTCTCAGCCCGGGCCAGACCCAGCCCGGTGATCTCGCGCAGGTGCTCGGTCGATCGGAAGATGAACTGCCGCGGGGCCGCCAGGCCCGTGCCGATCGCCGTGCCGCCCAGGTTCACCACCCGAAGCCGCTCCTCGCACTTGTAGATCCGCCATCGGTCCCGACCGAACGCCTCCGCGTACGCTCCCATCTCGCGGCCCAGCGTGGTCAGCACCGCGTCCTGGTACTGCGTCCGCCCGACCTTCACCACGTGGCCTAATTCCTTCTCCTTGGCTTGGAACGCCTCGAGCAGACCGACCACCTCGCGCTCCAGGTTCCGCAGGCTCTTGATCGCCGCCACCTTCAACGCGGTCGGATACGTGTCGTTGGTCGACTGGTGAAGGTTCACGTGGTCCAGCGGCGAGATCGTCGCGTAGTCGCCCAGCGGCTTGCCGAGAATCCGCAGCGCCCGGTTCGCCACCACCTCGTTGACGTTCATGTTCGTCGACGTGCCCGCTCCGCCCTGCAGCGCGTCGACCACCACGTGCGCGTCAAGCGTTCCCTCAGCCATCTCGGCGCACGCCTGCTCGATCGCGGCCGCCCGCGCGTCGTCGATAAACCCCAACTCGCGGTTGGTCCGAACGCACGCCAGCTTCACCGCCCCGTACGCCCGCACCAGCCCCCGGTTCACCGCCCGGCCGGTCAGCGGGAAATTCTCCAGCGCCCGCACCGTGTACACGCCGTACAGCACGTCGGCCGGCACATCCACCTCGCCCAGAAGGTCTTCTTCGCGTCGGTATTGGGACATGCGGAGATTGTAGCCGCCGCCACCCGCGGTTATCAATGGTTCGTTGCCCCCATCCCGATGCGCAAAAAAGGCCCGCCGACGTGCTGGCATCGGCGGGCGCCATTTCGACTGAGGCGCAACATGGCGGCCTCAGACACCGTCAGGCAACCGTCCGCACTCAGACCCTTCATCCGTCCGCGATTC
This portion of the Phycisphaerae bacterium genome encodes:
- the hydF gene encoding [FeFe] hydrogenase H-cluster maturation GTPase HydF; protein product: MKATPKGFRLHIGLFGRRNVGKSSLLNAMTRQMVSIVSDVAGTTTDPVEKPMELLPLGPVLFIDTAGIDDVGALGEKRVERTRQIFDRTDIGVVVVEAGHWGPFEDAVVDELIRREAPVVVVFNKADLASPRPEVVRQLDERKIRHLTAVASRGEGIFELREALVRSAPEDFINPPSIVGDLVPAGELAVLVVPIDLEAPKGRLILPQVQSIRDLLDNDAYCMVVKERELRDALERLKRPPALVITDSQAFLKVAGDTPPEVPMTSFSILFARFKGDLNEFVRGALAIEDLRPGDRVLIGEACTHHPIGEDIGRVKIPRWLTQYVGGKLEFVTTQGHDFPDDVTPFKLIVHCGACMWNRREMLSRILRCRKQGVSITNYGVTIAYSLGIFERALAPFPAAMEAFRQARDVKRQRPSI
- a CDS encoding aspartate ammonia-lyase, whose translation is MSQYRREEDLLGEVDVPADVLYGVYTVRALENFPLTGRAVNRGLVRAYGAVKLACVRTNRELGFIDDARAAAIEQACAEMAEGTLDAHVVVDALQGGAGTSTNMNVNEVVANRALRILGKPLGDYATISPLDHVNLHQSTNDTYPTALKVAAIKSLRNLEREVVGLLEAFQAKEKELGHVVKVGRTQYQDAVLTTLGREMGAYAEAFGRDRWRIYKCEERLRVVNLGGTAIGTGLAAPRQFIFRSTEHLREITGLGLARAENLVEATQNTDAFVEVSGILKAMATNLLKVATDLRFLSSGPDAGIGEIALPARQAGSSIMPGKVNPVIPEAVSQAAMVTMANDQIIALASSMGHLELNAFVPLIAEALLGSLDLLANASIIFRRLCVEGIAADEQRCRRSVENSTAAVTALVERIGYEVAQSVAQTARRENRGIREVAVERGVLSEQEFDELVSPEHVTRLGSVMRKREEP